ACGACCCGGACATCGACATTCCCGCCTACCTCAAGGTCATCCGCTACAAGACCGCCAAGCTGTTCGAAGCCAGCGCCCGGCTGGGCGCGGTACTGGCGGATGCCCCCCGTGACATCGAGGATGCCTGCGCCGACTACGGCCGCAGCCTCGGCACCGCCTTCCAGCTGATCGACGACATGCTGGACTACCAGGGCTCCACCGCCGAACTCGGCAAGAACGTTGGCGACGACCTGCGCGAAGGCAAGCCCACGCTGCCGCTGCTGCTGGCCATGGAACGTGGCACGCCGGAGCAGCGCGAGTTCATCCGCCAGGCCATCCAACAAGGCGAGGTCGAACGGCTGCCCGAGATCATCCGCATCGTCTCCGAGACCGGCGCGCTGGAGGCAACCCGCGACGCCGCGCGTGTCGAAGCCGACCTGGCCCGCGCCACTTTGCAGGCGATACCCCCTTCGCCTTATCGAGAAGCTCTGCTAGAATTATGCGTTCGCTCGATCGACAGGTCTTCTTGACGATGTGAAGAAGATGCTTCGAAGCAGCGAGCACCGCAAAACGACTTCGACAAACCGCTGTCTTTTTTGTTAGACTGTCGGGCTCTTGTAGAAGACCGGTTTGCCGGTTCACACAACGGGGTGTAGCTTAGCCTGGTAGAGCGCTACGTTCGGGACGTAGAGGCCGGAGGTTCGAATCCTCTCACCCCGACCAGATTTTTCGTCTGTGTCTTCTCATGTGTCGATTTGCCGCCAAGCTGCGGTTTATTGCACGGTAGCAATCCCCCTCCTCGGTTTACAGTGCAAGGCGAATCAGCGATGATTCGCCGGCTTTTGGCGCTCCCAGGAGGCCTCTTTCGAGCACTGTTGCTCGGCTTGCGCTGAGATTTCCCAAATTCATGGACACACTGGCTGAGGCTCCCAACCTGACCCTGTCTGGCGTTGCGCGAGTGCTTGTGAATGCGGGCAAGCTCAACGCCAAGACCGCGGAAGACCTGGCGAAGGCCGCCAAGGAAAAGAACACGAGCTTCATCGCGGCCGTCATCGCGGCCGGCGCTGTTTCTTCGACCGACCTCGCTCATGCGCTGTCGACCGCCTTCTCCCTGCCCCTGATCGACCTGTCGGCGGTCGATGCCACCAAGCTGCCACGCAACCTCATCGAGGCGAAGTTGGCTGCACAGTACCAGGTGGCGGTGCTCGGCAAGCGCGGCAGCCGGCTGTTTGTCGCCGGCGCCGACCCGACCAACCAGGAAGCGCTGGAGCGCATCAAGTTCGCGACGCAGCTGACACCCGAGTGGGTGGTCGTCGAGCACGACAAGCTGGTCAAGCTGCTGGAGAGCAGTGGCGCCAATGCGAGCGAGGCACTCGACAACATCGTCGGTGGCGAGTTCGACTTCGAGGTCACGGACGAAGAAAGCACGCCCCAGGAATCGCAAGAGGTCACCACCGATGTGGAGGATGCGCCGGTCGTGCGCTTCCTGCAGAAGATGCTGATCGACGCCATCAACCTGCGCGCCTCCGACCTGCATTTCGAGCCCTACGAGCAGAACTACCGCGTGCGCTTTCGCGTCGACGGCGAGTTGCGTGAGATCACCCAGCCGCCGATCGCCATCAAGGAAAAGCTGGCGTCCCGCATCAAGGTCATCTCCCGGCTCGACATTGCCGAAAAACGTGTGCCGCAAGACGGTCGCATGAAGCTGAAGTTCGGCAACCGGGCCATCGACTTCCGGGTCAGCACGCTGCCGACGCTGTTCGGCGAGAAGATCGTGATCCGGATTCTCGACCCCTCCAGTGCGAAGCTCGGCATCGAGGCCCTGGGCTATGAGAAGGAAGAGAAGGACCGGCTGCTGAAGGCCATTGAGCGTCCCTACGGTATGGTCCTGGTGACCGGCCCGACCGGGAGTGGCAAAACCGTGTCGCTGTACACCTGCCTCAACATGCTCAACAAGCCGGGCGTGAACATCTCGACCGTGGAGGACCCGGCCGAAATCAACCTGCCGGGCATCAACCAGGTCAATGTGAATGACAAGGCCGGCCTCAACTTCTCGACCGCACTGAAGGCCTTCCTCCGCCAGGATCCGGACGTCATCATGGTCGGCGAAATTCGCGACCTCGAGACGGCTGACATCGCGATCAAGGCCGCGCAGACCGGCCACATGGTGATGTCGACGTTGCATACGAACGACGCACCGACGACTTTGACTCGTTTGCGCAACATGGGGGTCGCCCCATTCAATATCGCGTCGAGCGTGATATTGATCACAGCACAGCGCCTGGCGCGCCGACTGTGTGAAAGTTGCAAATCGCCGGCGACCTATCCGAAAGAAGCCTTGCTGCGTGCGGGATTCAAGGATTCGGACCTCGACGGAACGTGGAAACCTTATCGCGCAGTTGGCTGCAGTAATTGCAACAATGGGTATAAAGGTCGTGTCGGCCTTTACCAAGTGATGCCGATCTCCGAAGAGATTCAGCGCATCATCCTGGCCGACGGGAGCGCGATGGACATTGCCGCACAAGCCCAGAAAGAGGGAGTGCGCGATCTCCGCCAGGCAGGGCTGCTGAAGGTCAAACTGGGCGTCACCACGCTGGAAGAAGTGATCTCGGTCACGAACGAATAGACACCGACGAGTTGGAGTAGGGGTGGTGAGCCCCGGAGGCATCATGGCAACGGCTGCTGCGGCAAAAAAGGTTCAGGAATTCGTATTCGAGTGGGAAGGCAAGGACCGCAATGGCAAGCCTGTGCGCGGCGAAATGCGCGCGGGCGGCGAAGCGATGGTCAGTGCCAGCCTGCGTCGCCAGGGCGTGCTGATCACCAAGGTGAAGAAGCGCCGCATGGGCGGTGGCAAGGCCATCCAGCAGAAGGACATCGCCATCTTCACCCGCCAGCTGGCGACCATGATGCGCGCCGGCGTGCCGCTGCTGCAATCGTTCGACATCGTCGGCCGGGGCAGCGCCAATCCGAAGCTGACGCGTCTGCTGAACGACATCCGCACGGACATCGAGACCGGCACGAGCCTGTCTTCGGCCTTCCGCAAGCATCCGCTGTACTTCGATGCGCTGTATTGCAACCTGGTGGAAGCCGGTGAGGCCGCGGGTATTCTCGAGACCCTGCTGGAACGTCTCGCCGTTTACCAGGAAAAGACGCTGGCCATCAAGGCCAAGATCAAGTCGGCCCTGATCTACCCGGTGTCGGTGATGGTGGTGGCCTTCATCGTGGTGGCCGTGATCATGATTTTCGTGATCCCTGCCTTCAAGGACGTGTTCAAGTCTTTCGGTGCCGACCTGCCGGCACCGACGCTGTTTGTCATCGCGATGTCGGAGTTTTTCGTCGCCTACTGGTGGCTGATCTTCGGCACGCTGATCGGCGGCACCTATTTCTTCTTCGAGTCCTGGAAACGCTCGGAGAAGATGCAACGGACGATGGACCGCCTGCTGCTGCGGGTGCCGGTCTTCGGCTCGCTGGTCTACAAGTCGGCCGTCGCCCGCTGGACCCGCACACTGGCCACGATGTTCGCCGCCGGCGTGCCGCTGGTGGAAGCGCTGGACTCGGTCGGCGGCGCCTCCGGCAATGCCGTCTTCACCGAAGCCACCGAGAAGATCCAGAAGGACGTGTCCACCGGTTCCAGCCTGACCATGTCCATGCAGTCCACCGGCATCTTCCCGATCATGGTGCTGCAGATGTGCTCCATCGGTGAGGAATCGGGCTCGATCGACCACATGCTGAACAAGGCCGCCGAGTTCTACGAGGCGGAGGTCGACGAAGCGGTCAAGGGTCTGTCCAGCCTGATGGAGCCCATCATCATCGTCGTGCTCGGCAGCCTGATCGGCGGCATCGTCGTGTCGATGTACCTGCCCATCTTCAAGCTCGGCCAGGTGGTCTGATCCCCCGCCGCGACCATGAGTCCTGACGTCTGGAGCTGGTGGTGCTCGCCAGCCGCGCTGGCCGTGCTCGGCCTGTGCGTCGGCAGCTTCCTGAATGTGGTCATCTACCGGCTGCCGGTGATGCTCGAGCGCGACTGGCGCTGCCAGTGCGCCGAGCTGCTGAAGCAGGAGATCGAGGACGCCGGCCCGCCCCTGTCTCTGTCCAAGCCGCGTTCCCGCTGCCCGAAGTGCGGCCACGTGTTGCGCTGGTACGAGAACATCCCGGTACTGGGCTGGCTGGGGCTGAAAGGCCGCTGCTCCGGTTGCAAGACGCGCATCCCGGCGCGTTACCCGCTGGTCGAGGCATTGACTGGCGTGTTGTTCGCAGCGGTCGCCTGGAAGGTCGGGCCCCAACCCCAGGCCTTGCTGTGGTGCGGCGCGGTCGCGGCCTTCATTGCGCTGGCCTTCATTGACTGGGACACCACCTTCCTGCCTGACGACATCACGCAACCCCTGCTCTGGGCCGGCATCATCGCCGCTGCCATGGGCTGGACCTTGCCTTTGCTGGATTCGCTATGGGGCGCCGTTGCCGGCTACCTGTCGCTCTGGAGCGTGAACCAGCTCTACAAGCGGGTGCGCAAGGAAGACGGCATGATGGATGGCGACTTCAAGCTGCTCGCCGGCATCGGCGCCTGGCTCGGCTGGACCATGCTGCTGCCGGTGCTGATCGCAGCCTGTGTGGCGGGCATCATCGGCTGGGCCGGCCTGAAGCTCACCGGCGCGCTGCATGAGGGGCGCTATGTGCCCTTCGGCCCCTTCCTGAGCGCGGCGGCGATTGCCGCCTTCCTGATCGGCCCGGAAACCGTCAAGGACTGGCTGGGCTGGTACTAGCCAGGCGACCGCGCACCACGAAACCGGAGCCCCACGATGCTCTTCCCGCAACGACTCGGCTTGACGGGCGGCATCGGCAGCGGCAAAAGCACTGTGGCCGGGCTGCTGGCCCGGTTGGGCGCCTGGGTGGTCGACACCGACGCCATATCGCGCAGCCTCAGCGCGGCAGGCGGCAGCGCCATCCCAGCGCTGCAGGCCACCTTCGGCGATGACTTCATCGACAGCAGCGGCGCGCTGGACCGGGCCCGCATGCGCGATCTGGTGTTCCGCGATCCGTCCGCACGCCAGCGGCTGGAACAGCTGCTGCACCCGCTGATTGGCCAGGAAACCGTGCGCCAGGCCGCGCTCGCTGCGCCGGGCCAGATGGTTGTCTTCGACGTGCCGCTGCTGGTCGAGTCGGGGCGCTGGCCGGCCTTGGTCGACGCGGTGCTGGTGGTCGACTGCAGCGTCGCCACCCAGGTTGAACGGGTCACCCGCCGTTCGGGCCTGGCACCCGCGGAGGTCGAGCGCATCATCGCGCAGCAGGCGACGCGGGAACAGCGCGCGGCAGCGGCAGACGCCATCATTCACAACGATGGACTGTCCCTGACTGAACTGGAAGCCGAGGTCCAGGCCTTGTGGAACCGCTGGCATACCGGTTGAAACCGTTCATCTAGTCACCCTCAGGGCGTTACAGCGAGCCCTTGGCTGTTACGGTGTCTGACTTGCGCATGGTTTCGGGCAAAAGCCTGTGAAACAATGCCGCGAAGCTTCGCCACCGACGGCTGCCCGGCGGCCGAGGGAACCTGCCTTGATACTGTACGAATACCCCTTCAACGAGAGCATCCGCACGATGCTGCGGCTTGAGCACTTGTTCGACCGGCTGGCTCTGTTGCTGACCCGGGAAGCGGCCGTGGACCACCACTTCGCGATCGCGACGATGTTCGAGATCATCGATGTCGCCTCCCGTGCCGACCTGAAGTCCGACCTGCTCAAGGAGCTGGAACGCCAGAAGGCCCAGCTCAGTGCCTTCCGCGGCAACCCGTCCATCTCCGAGCAGGCGCTCGACGAGGTGGTGGCCCGCATCGACCACGCCTTCAACGGCTTGAACCAGTTGCCCGGCAAGGCCGGACATGCGCTCACCACCAATGAGTGGCTGATGAGCATCCGCAGCCGCATCAGCATCCCCGGCGGCACCTGCGAGTTCGACTTGCCAGCCTACTACGCCTGGCAGCAACTGCCGGCCGAGCGCCGCCAGGCCGACCTGCAGCAATGGACCGCCAGCCTGATGCCGCTGGCCGAGGCGCTGAAGGTGCTGCTTTCCCTGCTGCGCGACTCGGGCATGCCCCACAAGGTGATGGCCCAGAATGGCCAATACCAGCAAAGCCTGCCGGCCGGCCGCAGCTTTTCGCTGCTGCGGGTGCGCATGGACCCGGCGCTGGGCATCATTCCCGAGATCAGCGGCCACCGCCTGATGGTGTCCATCCGGCTGATGCGCCAGGATGCCGAGGGCCGGCTGCGGCCGGCCAACGAATCATCGGCCGCCTTCGAACTCGCACTGTGCTGATGGACACACCTGCCCCGCCCCCGCCTCCCCGGCCGCGCACGGTGCGCTGCCCCGCCTGCCAGGGCGAGAGCCTGTTCTCGCCCGAGAACCCCTGGCGGCCGTTCTGCAGCCAGCGCTGCAAGAACCTCGACTTCGGTGCCTGGGCCAGCGAGAGCTACCGGGTCGGATCACCGCCCGGCCCTCAAGACCCGGAAGGCTCCGACGGAGAGCACCCCCACTGAAACGGGCCTGCGGGCCCTGCGGCGAGCTCCGGTTCAAGCGGCATGGGTAGGGCCGTCGAAGCCGCGCTCCTCGGCGAACCAGCGCAGGACCGGCACCGTGCCCGGCAGCACGGGCTGCACCGACACCGGCAGCGCCTGCCAGGCCATGGACTGCCGCTCGCGCATCTCGAATTCGCCGCTCCAGTCGTAGACCTTGCAGAAATGCAGGCGCACCAGGGCGTGCGGATAGTCGAACATCTCGATCTTCCAGGGATGGGCCGCACCGATGGTGATGCCCAGTTCCTCATGCAGCTCGCGCCGCAGGGCCTGCTCGACGGTCTCGCCGGCCTCCAGCTTGCCGCCCGGAAATTCCCAATACCCGGCGTAGACCTTGCCGTCGGGCCGGGAGGTCAGCAGGAAACGGCCCTCGCGATCGATCAGCACGCCAACGGCCACTTCGACCGGCTGGCGGCCCGGCGCATGCTCGACGGCGCTCATCGGGCCGCCTCGCCGTCGACCGCGGCCTGGTCGCCGCTGTCGGCGCGGCCAGCCAGATCACGGGCGAACTGGTAAGCCACCCGGCCCGATCGCGAGCCGCGCTCCAGCGCCCACACCAACGCTTCCTGGCGGGCGGCGGCAATCGCT
This genomic stretch from Eleftheria terrae harbors:
- the ispB gene encoding octaprenyl diphosphate synthase, whose protein sequence is MGEVDKVIRQRLASEVVLINQISDYIISAGGKRIRPMLVLLFANALGFQGRERFEMAAVVEFIHTATLLHDDVVDESELRRGRDTANALFGNAPSVLVGDFLYSRAFQMMVSVNRMRVLEVLADATNIIAEGEVLQLMNMHDPDIDIPAYLKVIRYKTAKLFEASARLGAVLADAPRDIEDACADYGRSLGTAFQLIDDMLDYQGSTAELGKNVGDDLREGKPTLPLLLAMERGTPEQREFIRQAIQQGEVERLPEIIRIVSETGALEATRDAARVEADLARATLQAIPPSPYREALLELCVRSIDRSS
- the pilB gene encoding type IV-A pilus assembly ATPase PilB, with amino-acid sequence MDTLAEAPNLTLSGVARVLVNAGKLNAKTAEDLAKAAKEKNTSFIAAVIAAGAVSSTDLAHALSTAFSLPLIDLSAVDATKLPRNLIEAKLAAQYQVAVLGKRGSRLFVAGADPTNQEALERIKFATQLTPEWVVVEHDKLVKLLESSGANASEALDNIVGGEFDFEVTDEESTPQESQEVTTDVEDAPVVRFLQKMLIDAINLRASDLHFEPYEQNYRVRFRVDGELREITQPPIAIKEKLASRIKVISRLDIAEKRVPQDGRMKLKFGNRAIDFRVSTLPTLFGEKIVIRILDPSSAKLGIEALGYEKEEKDRLLKAIERPYGMVLVTGPTGSGKTVSLYTCLNMLNKPGVNISTVEDPAEINLPGINQVNVNDKAGLNFSTALKAFLRQDPDVIMVGEIRDLETADIAIKAAQTGHMVMSTLHTNDAPTTLTRLRNMGVAPFNIASSVILITAQRLARRLCESCKSPATYPKEALLRAGFKDSDLDGTWKPYRAVGCSNCNNGYKGRVGLYQVMPISEEIQRIILADGSAMDIAAQAQKEGVRDLRQAGLLKVKLGVTTLEEVISVTNE
- a CDS encoding type II secretion system F family protein, which translates into the protein MATAAAAKKVQEFVFEWEGKDRNGKPVRGEMRAGGEAMVSASLRRQGVLITKVKKRRMGGGKAIQQKDIAIFTRQLATMMRAGVPLLQSFDIVGRGSANPKLTRLLNDIRTDIETGTSLSSAFRKHPLYFDALYCNLVEAGEAAGILETLLERLAVYQEKTLAIKAKIKSALIYPVSVMVVAFIVVAVIMIFVIPAFKDVFKSFGADLPAPTLFVIAMSEFFVAYWWLIFGTLIGGTYFFFESWKRSEKMQRTMDRLLLRVPVFGSLVYKSAVARWTRTLATMFAAGVPLVEALDSVGGASGNAVFTEATEKIQKDVSTGSSLTMSMQSTGIFPIMVLQMCSIGEESGSIDHMLNKAAEFYEAEVDEAVKGLSSLMEPIIIVVLGSLIGGIVVSMYLPIFKLGQVV
- a CDS encoding prepilin peptidase — encoded protein: MSPDVWSWWCSPAALAVLGLCVGSFLNVVIYRLPVMLERDWRCQCAELLKQEIEDAGPPLSLSKPRSRCPKCGHVLRWYENIPVLGWLGLKGRCSGCKTRIPARYPLVEALTGVLFAAVAWKVGPQPQALLWCGAVAAFIALAFIDWDTTFLPDDITQPLLWAGIIAAAMGWTLPLLDSLWGAVAGYLSLWSVNQLYKRVRKEDGMMDGDFKLLAGIGAWLGWTMLLPVLIAACVAGIIGWAGLKLTGALHEGRYVPFGPFLSAAAIAAFLIGPETVKDWLGWY
- the coaE gene encoding dephospho-CoA kinase (Dephospho-CoA kinase (CoaE) performs the final step in coenzyme A biosynthesis.), with the translated sequence MLFPQRLGLTGGIGSGKSTVAGLLARLGAWVVDTDAISRSLSAAGGSAIPALQATFGDDFIDSSGALDRARMRDLVFRDPSARQRLEQLLHPLIGQETVRQAALAAPGQMVVFDVPLLVESGRWPALVDAVLVVDCSVATQVERVTRRSGLAPAEVERIIAQQATREQRAAAADAIIHNDGLSLTELEAEVQALWNRWHTG
- the zapD gene encoding cell division protein ZapD — its product is MILYEYPFNESIRTMLRLEHLFDRLALLLTREAAVDHHFAIATMFEIIDVASRADLKSDLLKELERQKAQLSAFRGNPSISEQALDEVVARIDHAFNGLNQLPGKAGHALTTNEWLMSIRSRISIPGGTCEFDLPAYYAWQQLPAERRQADLQQWTASLMPLAEALKVLLSLLRDSGMPHKVMAQNGQYQQSLPAGRSFSLLRVRMDPALGIIPEISGHRLMVSIRLMRQDAEGRLRPANESSAAFELALC
- a CDS encoding DNA gyrase inhibitor YacG, whose amino-acid sequence is MDTPAPPPPPRPRTVRCPACQGESLFSPENPWRPFCSQRCKNLDFGAWASESYRVGSPPGPQDPEGSDGEHPH
- a CDS encoding NUDIX domain-containing protein; translated protein: MSAVEHAPGRQPVEVAVGVLIDREGRFLLTSRPDGKVYAGYWEFPGGKLEAGETVEQALRRELHEELGITIGAAHPWKIEMFDYPHALVRLHFCKVYDWSGEFEMRERQSMAWQALPVSVQPVLPGTVPVLRWFAEERGFDGPTHAA